A region from the Pseudomonas sp. P8_229 genome encodes:
- a CDS encoding helix-turn-helix transcriptional regulator — MRNVSINLLDDTPRPVVAIGTDYSHGHLLPFHTHRRAQLLYGATGVMQVRTLDGNWVVPPQRAVWIPPGVAHEVLMLGVSTRSLYIEPGVVDLGQRCQVTSVSPLMRHLLMEAVEVPLTYELAGRDGVLIDLLLHELARSAPLPLHIPLPTDGKLLALCQTFLHQPNAHQSPQHWAEQLHISLRTFNRLFRQQTGLSFSQWRQQACVVLALARLAAGDAVTRIALDFGYESPAAFSTMFRRILGQAPSVWLEAAN; from the coding sequence ATGCGCAATGTTTCGATCAATCTGCTGGATGACACGCCGCGCCCGGTGGTGGCGATCGGTACGGATTATTCCCACGGCCACCTGTTGCCGTTTCATACGCACCGGCGGGCACAACTGTTGTACGGCGCGACCGGGGTGATGCAGGTCCGCACCCTTGACGGCAACTGGGTGGTGCCGCCGCAGCGGGCGGTGTGGATTCCGCCGGGGGTGGCGCATGAGGTGTTGATGCTGGGGGTGAGCACGCGCAGCTTGTACATCGAGCCGGGGGTGGTCGACTTGGGGCAGCGTTGCCAAGTGACCAGCGTTTCGCCGTTGATGCGGCACTTGTTGATGGAAGCGGTAGAAGTGCCGCTGACCTATGAACTCGCCGGGCGCGACGGCGTGCTGATCGACCTGCTGCTGCATGAACTGGCGCGCAGTGCGCCCCTGCCCTTGCACATTCCGCTGCCGACTGACGGAAAGCTCCTGGCTTTGTGTCAGACCTTTCTGCATCAACCGAACGCCCATCAATCGCCGCAACACTGGGCCGAGCAGTTGCACATAAGCTTGCGCACCTTCAACAGACTGTTTCGGCAGCAGACCGGGTTGAGCTTCAGTCAATGGCGACAGCAGGCGTGCGTCGTGTTGGCGCTGGCGCGGCTGGCGGCCGGTGACGCAGTGACGCGGATCGCCCTGGACTTCGGTTATGAGAGCCCGGCGGCGTTCTCGACGATGTTCCGGCGCATCCTCGGGCAGGCACCGTCCGTCTGGTTGGAGGCGGCGAACTAG
- a CDS encoding sulfite exporter TauE/SafE family protein, producing the protein MFYLLLTLFGCLTGITAVLFGFGGGFVVVPLLYRMLTASHGADDPISQSAMHIAVATSTCVMIVNALIATDKHRRAGNLIRHYLWPLGGFIGLGAIVGAMAAVWVSGEVIRYAFIGYLGVTIVDCLLRRGFLTQNLDVIPRRLGATETSAGGVGIGAIATFLGVGGSVMTVPLLRRCGLSMSQATSMANPLSVPVAVAGTLTYMALAGFSQAELGAWFVGYVDLLAFAVLTVGSLIGIRLAAPWIGRIPDRVHARVYIGLLLMVMISMCLS; encoded by the coding sequence ATGTTCTACCTCCTGCTGACCCTCTTCGGCTGCCTGACCGGCATCACCGCCGTGCTGTTCGGCTTCGGCGGCGGCTTCGTCGTGGTACCGCTGCTGTATCGCATGCTCACCGCGAGCCACGGCGCCGACGACCCGATCAGCCAGTCGGCAATGCACATCGCCGTCGCCACCTCGACCTGCGTGATGATCGTCAACGCCCTGATCGCCACCGACAAACACCGCCGCGCCGGCAATCTCATTCGTCATTACCTGTGGCCGTTGGGAGGGTTCATCGGGTTGGGTGCAATCGTGGGGGCAATGGCGGCTGTGTGGGTCAGCGGCGAAGTGATTCGCTACGCATTCATCGGCTACCTCGGCGTGACCATCGTCGACTGCCTGCTCAGACGAGGATTTCTCACTCAGAACCTAGACGTCATTCCACGCCGACTTGGCGCTACGGAAACTTCCGCAGGTGGTGTAGGCATCGGCGCCATCGCGACGTTTCTTGGTGTAGGAGGCAGCGTCATGACCGTGCCGTTGTTGCGCCGTTGCGGTCTGAGCATGTCGCAAGCGACGTCCATGGCCAATCCGCTAAGCGTGCCGGTGGCAGTTGCGGGGACGCTGACGTACATGGCGCTTGCCGGGTTCAGTCAGGCAGAGTTGGGCGCGTGGTTTGTCGGGTATGTGGATTTGCTGGCGTTTGCGGTGCTGACGGTTGGCTCGCTCATCGGGATTCGATTGGCCGCGCCATGGATTGGGCGGATACCGGATCGGGTGCATGCGCGTGTGTACATCGGGCTGTTGCTGATGGTGATGATCAGCATGTGTTTGAGTTGA
- a CDS encoding DUF6933 domain-containing protein, which produces MLIFNCTEAASKFFSRVHKGKKITPVDAKPLSAIIEDDELSGADEQWLVHAITVQRKHVLLVIHVQTRYCLIFADAKKADTEDFVDRFVDRWVKGIVINAHHHDLGQWLNPELMLARLKQTCEHQRFYRRSHRSAQKHIDEIAWIFQDKVAHTGSLPPDEITAMVFDEQMNDTPRNSKGAKSYYFPNEEMALHWLRHYCFLDDVQLHAAKERRQQMVREIAALERKAWLEKYEQENSNS; this is translated from the coding sequence ATGCTGATCTTTAACTGCACCGAAGCCGCCAGCAAGTTCTTCAGCCGTGTCCACAAGGGCAAAAAGATCACACCGGTGGATGCTAAACCGCTGTCCGCAATCATTGAAGATGATGAGCTAAGCGGCGCTGACGAGCAGTGGCTGGTGCACGCGATAACGGTACAACGCAAGCATGTGTTGCTGGTCATTCACGTCCAGACCCGCTATTGCCTGATTTTCGCTGATGCGAAAAAGGCTGACACAGAAGACTTTGTTGATCGATTTGTGGATCGTTGGGTCAAGGGGATAGTGATCAATGCCCATCATCATGACCTCGGGCAGTGGCTTAACCCGGAGTTGATGTTGGCGCGGCTGAAACAGACTTGTGAGCATCAACGGTTCTATCGGCGTAGTCATCGCAGCGCGCAAAAACACATTGATGAGATTGCATGGATTTTCCAAGACAAGGTCGCTCATACGGGATCTTTGCCACCGGATGAAATCACAGCGATGGTATTTGACGAGCAAATGAATGACACGCCGAGGAACAGCAAGGGCGCCAAGTCTTACTATTTTCCGAATGAGGAAATGGCGCTTCACTGGCTGCGTCATTACTGCTTTCTTGATGACGTCCAGCTTCATGCTGCCAAGGAGCGTCGCCAACAAATGGTTCGGGAAATTGCGGCCCTCGAGCGCAAAGCCTGGCTTGAAAAGTACGAGCAAGAAAACTCGAATAGTTAA
- a CDS encoding HNH endonuclease signature motif containing protein — protein MEKSNSDWSDVEIQAAVDAYLRMWSCEQKEQAYNKAHENRVLREGVLADRTKSSIEFRMQNISSVMVELGREPIKGYKPAKNVGANVARSIRTALDASSVVTPEDSDPTADEEKLEQRAAKFERRPFLYIPKGIKNPVWTESTRKTYFRDPELRGWVRQQANGKCEGCGEEAPFKKDGEPFLEVHHVKHMSQEGSDQPSNVVALCPNCHQRCHHSDDREDFTAWLYDNVGRLEKE, from the coding sequence ATGGAAAAAAGTAACAGCGACTGGAGTGACGTAGAGATTCAGGCGGCGGTCGATGCCTATCTCCGGATGTGGTCGTGTGAACAGAAAGAACAGGCATACAACAAGGCCCACGAGAACCGCGTACTTCGCGAGGGCGTACTGGCTGACCGAACCAAGAGCTCTATCGAATTTCGGATGCAGAACATTTCTTCAGTCATGGTCGAGTTGGGCCGTGAACCTATCAAGGGTTACAAACCTGCCAAGAATGTCGGCGCTAATGTCGCGCGTAGCATTCGTACAGCGCTCGATGCTTCCAGCGTTGTTACTCCTGAAGACTCTGATCCCACGGCGGACGAAGAAAAGCTCGAACAGCGGGCGGCCAAATTTGAGCGGCGACCATTTCTATACATCCCAAAAGGGATAAAGAATCCTGTTTGGACCGAGTCCACCAGAAAGACTTACTTTCGCGATCCTGAATTGAGGGGCTGGGTTCGTCAGCAGGCGAATGGAAAGTGCGAAGGTTGTGGCGAAGAAGCTCCATTTAAGAAGGATGGGGAACCGTTTCTGGAAGTGCATCACGTTAAGCATATGTCGCAAGAAGGATCAGACCAGCCTTCGAATGTCGTGGCGCTGTGTCCCAACTGTCACCAGCGTTGCCACCATTCGGATGACAGAGAGGATTTCACTGCTTGGCTTTATGACAACGTTGGAAGACTAGAAAAGGAATAA
- a CDS encoding Bro-N domain-containing protein, giving the protein MSEPHSSTVFTLHKLSLHALLLEGQPWFCARDIGRLMGVHLSDRMVSKLDKDQHRFLWIEYHRQPEKQLMLSESGVYALLVYHYVPGNRLLREWLTHQVVPALRDAASSENSDLPMLSFLKWPEMSVSLLHWQDESWIRLRDMPYLLSDQIPRKATATKPWWRRVAQALQSSKHSMG; this is encoded by the coding sequence ATGTCTGAACCTCACAGTTCGACTGTCTTCACTCTGCACAAACTCTCTCTCCACGCCCTCCTTCTTGAAGGCCAGCCATGGTTTTGCGCACGCGATATTGGTCGCTTGATGGGTGTCCATCTCAGTGATCGGATGGTCAGCAAACTGGACAAAGATCAGCATCGTTTTCTGTGGATTGAGTATCACCGACAACCTGAAAAGCAGCTGATGCTCAGTGAGTCAGGCGTGTATGCGCTGTTGGTGTATCACTACGTCCCAGGGAATCGGCTGTTGCGTGAATGGCTGACCCATCAGGTGGTTCCGGCCTTACGCGATGCTGCGTCCTCAGAAAATTCAGATCTACCTATGCTGAGTTTTTTGAAATGGCCTGAGATGTCTGTGAGTCTGTTGCATTGGCAGGATGAGAGTTGGATTCGGCTGCGGGACATGCCCTATCTGCTGAGCGATCAAATACCGCGAAAAGCTACCGCGACGAAGCCTTGGTGGCGGAGGGTCGCTCAGGCGTTACAGTCCTCCAAGCATTCGATGGGTTGA